The following proteins come from a genomic window of Streptomyces sp. NBC_00539:
- the fahA gene encoding fumarylacetoacetase, translated as MPQQSPLDVPEGDPFGPHNLPYGVFSTAEDPRRRVGVRIGGYVLDAGAAALALGSPYAGLLGRPSLNPLLAAGRTAWRDVRRALTAWVTDPGHRDTVEPHLMPLDAVTLHLPYEVADYVDFYASEHHATNVGKIFRPDGDALTPNWKHLPIGYHGRSGTIVVSGTDVVRPSGQRKAPTDPAPVFGPSVKLDIEAEVGFVVGTPSELGRPVALGEFEDHVFGLFLLNDWSARDIQAWEYVPLGPFLGKSFATSVSAWVTPLEALDAARVAPPARDFPLLPYLDDSDADRPGGFDLHIAVSINGQEVARPPFASMYWTAAQQLAHMTVNGASLRTGDVYGSGTVSGPETDQRGSLLELTWNGRDAIELADGKRTFLEDGDTVTLTAWAPGPDGSRVGLGEVTGRITASR; from the coding sequence ATGCCCCAGCAGAGCCCCCTCGATGTCCCCGAGGGCGACCCGTTCGGACCGCACAACCTGCCCTACGGCGTGTTCTCCACCGCCGAGGACCCCCGGCGCCGGGTCGGTGTGCGGATCGGCGGGTACGTCCTGGACGCCGGAGCGGCCGCGCTCGCGCTCGGTTCCCCCTACGCGGGCCTGCTCGGCCGGCCCTCGCTCAACCCGCTGCTCGCCGCCGGCCGGACCGCCTGGCGCGACGTACGGCGCGCGCTGACCGCCTGGGTGACCGACCCCGGCCACCGCGACACGGTCGAGCCGCACCTGATGCCGCTCGACGCCGTCACCCTGCACCTGCCGTACGAGGTCGCCGACTACGTCGACTTCTACGCGAGCGAGCACCACGCCACGAACGTCGGGAAGATCTTCCGCCCGGACGGTGACGCCCTCACCCCCAACTGGAAGCACCTGCCGATCGGTTACCACGGCCGCTCCGGCACCATCGTGGTCTCCGGCACCGACGTCGTACGCCCCAGCGGGCAGCGCAAGGCGCCCACCGACCCGGCCCCCGTCTTCGGCCCGAGCGTCAAGCTCGACATCGAGGCCGAGGTCGGCTTCGTCGTCGGCACCCCCTCGGAACTCGGCCGCCCGGTCGCGCTCGGCGAGTTCGAGGACCACGTCTTCGGCCTGTTCCTCCTCAACGACTGGTCCGCACGGGACATCCAGGCCTGGGAGTACGTGCCGCTGGGCCCGTTCCTCGGCAAGTCCTTCGCCACCTCCGTCTCCGCCTGGGTCACCCCGCTGGAGGCCCTGGACGCCGCCCGCGTCGCGCCGCCCGCCCGGGACTTCCCGCTGCTGCCGTACCTGGACGACTCGGACGCCGACCGCCCCGGCGGCTTCGACCTGCACATCGCCGTCTCCATCAACGGGCAGGAGGTGGCCCGGCCGCCGTTCGCCTCCATGTACTGGACCGCTGCCCAGCAGCTGGCCCACATGACGGTCAACGGGGCCTCCCTGCGCACCGGTGACGTCTACGGCTCCGGCACCGTCAGCGGCCCCGAGACCGACCAGCGCGGCTCCCTGCTGGAGCTGACCTGGAACGGCCGCGACGCCATCGAGCTCGCCGACGGCAAGCGCACCTTCCTGGAGGACGGCGACACCGTCACGCTCACCGCCTGGGCGCCCGGCCCCGACGGCAGCCGGGTGGGCCTCGGCGAGGTCACCGGCCGCATCACCGCCTCCCGCTGA
- the nuoN gene encoding NADH-quinone oxidoreductase subunit NuoN, whose protein sequence is MTAAQGLLTVAAADPATKIPAPHIEYAQLAPTLIVVGAAVLGVLVEAFVPRKYRYHVQVFLAVAALAAAFAAVVGLAAGGYGNAKARIAAMGAIAVDGPALFLQGTILLASIVAVFTFAERRLDPAAHGNRVDSFAAQAASVPGSDSEKAAVKAGFTTTEVFPLALFAISGMLIFPAADDLLTLFIALEVFSLPLYLLCALARRQRLMSQEAAVKYFLLGAFSSAFLLFGIALLYGYAGSVSYAVIADVVDGTVSKIDPALASTMGNDALLLIGGALILMGLLFKVGAVPFHMWTPDVYQGAPTPVTGFMAAATKVAAFGALLRLLYVVLPGLRWDWRPVMWGVAIVTMLAGAVIAVTQTDVKRLLAYSSIAHAGFILAGVIATSAEGVKSVLFYLGAYSFVTIGAFAVVTLVRDAGGEATHLSKWAGLGRRSPLTAAVFAVFLLAFAGIPLTSGFAGKFAVFKAAAEGGAGVLVVVGVLSSAVAAFFYIRVIVLMFFSEPKADGPTVAVPSPLTMTTIAVGVAVTLVLGVAPQYFLDLAGHASTFVR, encoded by the coding sequence CTGACTGCTGCCCAGGGCCTGCTGACAGTGGCGGCCGCGGACCCGGCCACCAAGATCCCGGCCCCGCACATCGAATACGCGCAGCTCGCGCCCACGCTCATCGTGGTGGGCGCGGCGGTCCTCGGCGTCCTCGTCGAGGCCTTCGTACCGCGCAAGTACCGCTACCACGTCCAGGTGTTCCTCGCCGTCGCCGCGCTGGCCGCGGCCTTCGCGGCGGTCGTCGGCCTTGCAGCCGGCGGGTACGGGAACGCCAAGGCGCGCATCGCCGCCATGGGCGCGATCGCCGTGGACGGACCGGCGCTGTTCCTGCAGGGCACCATCCTGCTGGCCTCGATCGTGGCCGTGTTCACCTTCGCGGAGCGGCGCCTGGACCCGGCGGCCCACGGCAACCGGGTCGACTCCTTCGCCGCGCAGGCCGCGTCGGTCCCCGGCAGCGACAGCGAGAAGGCGGCCGTCAAGGCCGGTTTCACGACCACCGAGGTCTTCCCGCTGGCCCTGTTCGCGATCTCCGGGATGCTGATCTTCCCGGCGGCCGACGACCTGCTGACGCTGTTCATCGCGCTGGAGGTCTTCTCCCTCCCGCTGTACCTGCTCTGCGCCCTCGCCCGCCGCCAGCGGCTGATGTCGCAGGAGGCGGCGGTCAAGTACTTCCTGCTGGGTGCGTTCTCCTCGGCGTTCCTGCTGTTCGGCATCGCGCTGCTCTACGGCTACGCCGGCTCCGTCTCCTACGCGGTGATCGCCGACGTCGTGGACGGCACGGTCTCGAAGATCGACCCGGCGCTGGCCTCCACCATGGGCAACGACGCGCTGCTGCTCATCGGCGGCGCGCTGATCCTGATGGGCCTGCTGTTCAAGGTCGGCGCCGTCCCCTTCCACATGTGGACGCCGGACGTCTACCAGGGCGCCCCGACCCCGGTCACCGGGTTCATGGCGGCGGCGACGAAGGTCGCGGCATTCGGCGCGCTCCTGCGTCTGCTGTACGTGGTGCTCCCGGGCCTGCGCTGGGACTGGCGGCCGGTGATGTGGGGCGTCGCGATCGTCACGATGCTGGCGGGCGCGGTGATCGCCGTGACCCAGACGGACGTCAAGCGGCTGCTGGCGTACTCCTCGATCGCGCACGCCGGTTTCATCCTGGCCGGTGTGATCGCCACCTCCGCCGAGGGCGTCAAGTCCGTCCTGTTCTACCTGGGCGCCTACTCCTTCGTGACGATCGGCGCGTTCGCCGTGGTCACGCTGGTGCGGGACGCGGGCGGCGAGGCCACCCACCTGTCGAAGTGGGCCGGGCTCGGCCGTCGTTCGCCGCTGACGGCGGCGGTCTTCGCGGTGTTCCTGCTGGCCTTCGCGGGCATCCCGCTGACGTCCGGCTTCGCCGGGAAGTTCGCCGTGTTCAAGGCGGCGGCGGAGGGCGGCGCCGGGGTGCTGGTCGTGGTCGGTGTGCTCTCGTCCGCCGTCGCCGCGTTCTTCTACATCCGGGTGATCGTGCTGATGTTCTTCAGCGAGCCGAAGGCCGACGGCCCGACGGTCGCGGTGCCCTCGCCGCTGACGATGACCACGATCGCGGTGGGCGTGGCGGTGACGCTGGTCCTGGGTGTGGCGCCGCAGTACTTCCTCGACCTGGCCGGGCACGCGAGCACGTTCGTGCGGTAG
- a CDS encoding NADH-quinone oxidoreductase subunit M, which produces MSFPLLTVTAAVPAAGAILTAAVPAARRGAAKWLALLVSLATLALAVLIAVRFEPGGARYQLTESHAWISDFGVRYELGVDGIGVALIALTALLMPFIILAGWHDADPLETHSSRWRPTQGFFALILLVEAMVVISFEATDVFVFYIFFEAMLIPMYFLIGGFGDRAHAGTDENAAAQRSYAAVKFLLYNLAGGLIMLAAVIGLYVVAGNFSLQEITAARAAGTLELATSTERLLFLGFFFAFAVKAPLWPLHTWLPNAMGEATAPVAVLITAVVDKVGTFAMLRFCLGLFPEASKWATPVILVLALVSIVYGALLAVGQRDIKRLVAYASISHFGFIIMGIFAMTSQGQSGATLYMVNHGISTAALMLVAGFLISRRGSRLIADYGGVQKVAPVLAGTFLIGGLATLSLPGLAPFVSEFLVLVGTFTRYPVVGVIATIGIVLAALYTLVLYQRTMTGPVKEEVRTMPDLRLREVLVVAPLIALLIGLGVYPKPLTEIVNPAVKHTMSDVKRTDPKPEVAVEAKNGEAAK; this is translated from the coding sequence ATGAGTTTCCCGCTTCTGACGGTGACGGCGGCCGTACCCGCGGCCGGCGCGATCCTGACGGCGGCCGTCCCGGCCGCACGCAGGGGCGCCGCCAAGTGGCTCGCGCTGCTCGTCTCCCTGGCGACACTGGCGCTGGCCGTGCTGATCGCGGTCCGCTTCGAGCCCGGTGGCGCCCGTTACCAGCTCACCGAATCGCACGCCTGGATCTCCGACTTCGGGGTCCGCTACGAGCTGGGCGTCGACGGCATCGGGGTGGCGCTGATCGCGCTCACCGCCCTGCTGATGCCGTTCATCATCCTGGCCGGCTGGCACGACGCCGACCCGCTGGAGACCCACTCGTCCCGCTGGCGCCCGACGCAGGGGTTCTTCGCCCTGATCCTGCTGGTCGAGGCGATGGTGGTGATCTCCTTCGAGGCCACCGACGTCTTCGTCTTCTACATCTTCTTCGAAGCCATGCTCATCCCGATGTACTTCCTCATCGGCGGCTTCGGGGACCGGGCGCACGCCGGGACCGATGAGAACGCGGCCGCGCAGCGCTCGTACGCGGCGGTCAAGTTCCTCCTCTACAACCTCGCCGGCGGACTGATCATGCTGGCCGCCGTCATCGGGCTGTACGTGGTCGCCGGCAACTTCTCCCTCCAGGAGATCACCGCCGCCCGCGCCGCGGGCACGCTCGAGTTGGCGACCAGCACCGAACGGCTCCTGTTCCTCGGGTTCTTCTTCGCCTTCGCGGTGAAGGCCCCGCTGTGGCCGCTGCACACCTGGCTGCCCAACGCGATGGGTGAGGCCACCGCCCCGGTCGCCGTACTGATCACCGCGGTCGTGGACAAGGTCGGCACCTTCGCGATGCTCCGCTTCTGCCTCGGGCTCTTCCCCGAGGCCAGCAAGTGGGCGACGCCCGTGATCCTCGTCCTGGCCCTGGTCAGCATCGTCTACGGAGCGCTGCTCGCGGTCGGCCAGCGGGACATCAAGCGGCTGGTGGCCTACGCCTCCATCTCGCACTTCGGCTTCATCATCATGGGCATCTTCGCGATGACCTCCCAGGGCCAGTCGGGCGCGACGCTGTACATGGTCAACCACGGGATCTCCACGGCGGCGCTGATGCTGGTCGCCGGCTTCCTGATCTCGCGGCGCGGCTCCCGGCTCATCGCCGACTACGGCGGCGTGCAGAAGGTGGCCCCGGTCCTCGCCGGGACCTTCCTCATCGGCGGTCTCGCGACGCTGTCCCTGCCCGGCCTCGCCCCGTTCGTCAGCGAGTTCCTGGTGCTGGTCGGCACGTTCACCCGCTACCCGGTCGTCGGCGTCATCGCGACCATCGGCATCGTGCTGGCCGCGCTGTACACGCTGGTGCTCTACCAGCGCACGATGACCGGCCCGGTGAAGGAGGAGGTCCGCACGATGCCGGACCTGCGCCTGCGGGAGGTGCTGGTGGTGGCCCCGCTGATCGCGCTGCTGATCGGGCTGGGCGTGTACCCGAAGCCGCTGACCGAGATCGTCAACCCGGCGGTGAAGCACACCATGTCGGACGTGAAGCGGACGGACCCCAAGCCCGAGGTCGCCGTCGAAGCCAAGAACGGGGAGGCGGCGAAGTGA
- the nuoL gene encoding NADH-quinone oxidoreductase subunit L, with protein sequence MENLIALLVAAPLLGAAVLLCGGRRLDKAGHWLGTLFAAASFGIGVALFTDMLGRGADDRTVHQQLFSWIPVGGFQADVAFQLDQLSMTFVLLITGVGTLIHIYSIGYMEHDERRRRFFGYLNLFLAAMLLLVLADNYLLLYVGWEGVGLASYLLIGFWQHKPSAATAAKKAFLVNRVGDMGLSIAIMIMFATFGTFAFGPVFGAVDGTSEGKLTAIALMLLLAACGKSAQVPLQSWLGDAMEGPTPVSALIHAATMVTAGVYLITRSGAVFNAAPDAQTAVVVVGAVTLLFGAIVGCAKDDIKKALAGSTMSQIGYMVLAAGLGPIGYAFAIMHLVTHGFFKAGLFLGAGSVMHGMNDEVDMRKYGGLRKYMPVTFVTFGLGYLAIIGFPGLSGFWSKDKIIEAAFAKGGTEGWILGGVALLGAAITAFYMTRVMLLTFFGEKRWQPAPDADAVPSAEPAAEHQAGKLPHPHESPKTMTLPMIVLAIGSVFAGGLFSINEAFVKWLEPVTSFEHGNPPLGAGAITAATIVVLLIGVGLAYVQYGRGPVPVVAPRGSWLTRAARRDLLQDDFNHVVLVRGGEHLTRSLVYVDHSLVDGVVNGTAASVGGLSGRLRKLQNGYARSYAVSMFGGTAILIAATLLMRAV encoded by the coding sequence GTGGAGAATCTGATTGCGCTGCTGGTGGCGGCGCCCCTGCTCGGAGCGGCGGTGCTGCTGTGCGGCGGCCGCCGCCTCGACAAGGCCGGCCACTGGCTCGGCACCCTCTTCGCCGCCGCCTCCTTCGGCATCGGCGTGGCCCTGTTCACCGACATGCTGGGGCGCGGCGCCGATGACCGCACCGTCCACCAGCAGCTGTTCAGCTGGATCCCGGTGGGGGGCTTCCAGGCGGACGTCGCCTTCCAGCTCGACCAGCTGTCGATGACCTTCGTCCTGCTGATCACCGGTGTCGGCACCCTCATCCACATCTACTCCATCGGGTACATGGAGCACGACGAGCGGCGCCGCCGCTTCTTCGGCTACCTGAACCTGTTCCTCGCGGCGATGCTGCTCCTCGTCCTCGCCGACAACTACCTGCTGCTGTACGTCGGCTGGGAGGGCGTGGGCCTGGCCTCGTACCTGCTCATCGGCTTCTGGCAGCACAAGCCCAGCGCGGCCACGGCCGCGAAGAAGGCCTTCCTGGTCAACCGGGTCGGCGACATGGGCCTTTCGATCGCGATCATGATCATGTTCGCCACCTTCGGGACGTTCGCCTTCGGGCCGGTGTTCGGGGCGGTGGACGGCACGTCCGAGGGCAAGCTGACGGCGATCGCCCTGATGCTGCTGCTGGCCGCGTGCGGCAAGTCCGCGCAGGTGCCGCTCCAGTCCTGGCTCGGTGACGCGATGGAGGGCCCGACCCCGGTCTCGGCCCTGATCCACGCGGCGACCATGGTCACCGCCGGCGTGTACCTGATCACCCGCTCCGGTGCGGTCTTCAACGCCGCGCCGGACGCGCAGACCGCGGTCGTCGTGGTCGGCGCGGTGACGCTGCTCTTCGGTGCGATCGTCGGTTGCGCGAAGGACGACATCAAGAAGGCCCTGGCCGGCTCCACGATGTCGCAGATCGGCTACATGGTCCTCGCGGCCGGCCTCGGGCCCATCGGCTACGCCTTCGCGATCATGCACCTGGTGACGCACGGCTTCTTCAAGGCCGGACTCTTCCTCGGCGCCGGTTCCGTGATGCACGGGATGAACGACGAGGTGGACATGCGCAAGTACGGCGGCCTGCGGAAGTACATGCCGGTCACCTTCGTCACCTTCGGCCTCGGCTACCTCGCCATCATCGGCTTCCCGGGCCTCTCGGGCTTCTGGTCCAAGGACAAGATCATCGAAGCGGCCTTCGCCAAGGGCGGCACCGAGGGCTGGATCCTCGGCGGAGTGGCCCTGCTGGGCGCCGCCATCACCGCCTTCTACATGACCCGCGTGATGCTGCTGACCTTCTTCGGCGAGAAGCGCTGGCAGCCGGCGCCCGACGCCGACGCCGTGCCCAGCGCCGAACCCGCCGCCGAACACCAGGCCGGGAAGCTGCCGCACCCCCACGAGTCCCCGAAGACCATGACCCTGCCGATGATCGTGCTCGCCATCGGCTCGGTCTTCGCCGGCGGCCTGTTCAGCATCAACGAGGCGTTCGTGAAGTGGCTGGAGCCCGTGACCTCCTTCGAGCACGGGAACCCGCCGCTGGGCGCCGGCGCCATCACCGCCGCCACGATCGTGGTCCTGCTGATCGGCGTGGGCCTCGCGTACGTGCAGTACGGGCGGGGGCCCGTCCCCGTGGTCGCCCCCCGGGGGAGCTGGCTCACCAGGGCCGCCCGGCGCGACCTGCTCCAGGACGACTTCAACCACGTCGTGCTGGTGCGCGGCGGGGAGCACCTGACCCGCTCCCTGGTGTACGTCGACCACAGCCTGGTCGACGGGGTGGTCAACGGGACGGCGGCCTCGGTCGGCGGACTGTCGGGCCGGCTGCGCAAGCTGCAGAACGGCTACGCCCGCAGTTACGCGGTCTCGATGTTCGGGGGCACGGCGATCCTCATCGCCGCGACCCTGCTGATGAGGGCGGTGTGA
- the nuoK gene encoding NADH-quinone oxidoreductase subunit NuoK — protein MNPVNYLYLAALLFTIGAAGVLIRKNAIVLFMCVELMLNACNLAFVTFSRMHGNLDGQIIAFFTMVVAAAEVVVGLAIIVSLFRTRHSASVDDASLMKL, from the coding sequence GTGAACCCGGTCAACTACCTGTACCTGGCCGCCCTGCTGTTCACCATCGGTGCGGCCGGCGTACTCATCCGCAAGAACGCGATCGTGCTGTTCATGTGCGTGGAGCTGATGCTCAACGCCTGCAACCTCGCCTTCGTCACCTTCTCCCGGATGCACGGCAACCTCGACGGTCAGATCATCGCGTTCTTCACGATGGTCGTCGCCGCCGCGGAGGTCGTGGTGGGCCTCGCGATCATCGTGTCGCTGTTCCGTACCCGCCACTCGGCCTCGGTCGACGACGCCAGCCTGATGAAGCTGTAA
- a CDS encoding NADH-quinone oxidoreductase subunit J yields MSALAAAASATSTGEAVQFWVLGTVAVIGALCTILMKKAVHSALCLAGTMIILAVFYLANGAYFLGVVQVVVYTGAIMMLFLFVVMLVGVTAADSLTETIKGQRWLAALCGLGFGILLIAGIANAKLTHFNGLGRVNSAGHVEGLAELIFTRYIFAFEITGALLITAAVGAMVLTHRERTERAATQRELAERRVREGVQLPPLPAPGVYARHNAVDIAGLLPDGTPSELTVNKTLRARGQIRDVSSEALEDLKALEQKSAERLGREEASK; encoded by the coding sequence ATGAGCGCCCTCGCCGCCGCGGCTTCGGCCACCTCCACGGGTGAGGCCGTGCAGTTCTGGGTCCTCGGCACGGTCGCCGTGATCGGCGCGCTGTGCACGATCCTGATGAAGAAGGCCGTGCACAGCGCGCTGTGCCTGGCCGGGACGATGATCATCCTGGCGGTCTTCTACCTCGCCAACGGGGCGTACTTCCTGGGCGTCGTCCAGGTCGTCGTCTACACCGGCGCCATCATGATGCTGTTCCTCTTCGTGGTGATGCTCGTCGGCGTCACCGCCGCGGACTCGCTCACCGAAACCATCAAGGGGCAGCGCTGGCTGGCCGCCCTGTGCGGGCTCGGCTTCGGCATCCTGCTGATCGCCGGCATCGCCAACGCCAAGCTCACCCACTTCAACGGCCTGGGCCGGGTCAACTCCGCCGGGCACGTCGAAGGCCTCGCCGAGCTGATCTTCACCCGGTACATCTTCGCCTTCGAGATCACCGGCGCCCTGCTGATCACGGCGGCCGTCGGCGCGATGGTGCTCACCCACCGCGAGCGCACCGAGCGGGCCGCCACCCAGCGCGAACTCGCCGAGCGGCGCGTGCGCGAGGGCGTCCAGCTCCCGCCGCTGCCCGCACCCGGCGTCTACGCCCGGCACAACGCGGTGGACATCGCCGGTCTGCTGCCGGACGGCACCCCGTCCGAGCTCACCGTCAACAAGACGCTGCGGGCCCGCGGTCAGATCCGTGACGTGTCGAGCGAGGCACTGGAGGACCTCAAGGCGCTGGAGCAGAAGTCGGCGGAGCGCCTCGGCCGAGAGGAGGCCTCGAAGTGA
- the nuoI gene encoding NADH-quinone oxidoreductase subunit NuoI, whose translation MSDAENEKWQNPVAGFGVTFKAMFKKRLTEQYPEQRKTTAPRFHGRHQLNRHPDGLEKCIGCELCAWACPADAIYVEGADNAEEERYSPGERYGAVYQINYARCILCGLCVEACPTRALTMTNEFELADSSRESLIYTKEQLLVGLTEGMVEAPHEMYPGTDDQDYYRGLVTGAAPGTARQVARSKGEVAEGAGQDAAEPEGVDA comes from the coding sequence ATGTCTGACGCCGAGAACGAGAAGTGGCAGAACCCGGTGGCCGGCTTCGGCGTGACCTTCAAGGCCATGTTCAAGAAGCGCCTCACCGAGCAGTACCCGGAGCAGCGCAAGACCACCGCACCCCGCTTCCACGGGCGGCACCAGCTCAACCGCCATCCCGACGGTCTGGAGAAGTGCATCGGGTGCGAGCTGTGTGCCTGGGCCTGTCCGGCCGACGCGATCTACGTGGAGGGCGCGGACAACGCCGAGGAGGAGCGCTACTCCCCGGGTGAGCGGTACGGCGCGGTCTACCAGATCAACTACGCCCGCTGCATCCTGTGCGGGCTGTGCGTCGAGGCGTGCCCCACCCGGGCGCTGACGATGACGAACGAGTTCGAGCTGGCCGACTCCAGCCGCGAATCGCTGATCTACACCAAGGAACAGCTGCTGGTCGGCCTGACTGAGGGCATGGTCGAGGCACCGCACGAGATGTACCCGGGCACCGACGACCAGGACTACTACCGCGGTCTGGTGACGGGCGCGGCTCCGGGGACCGCCCGGCAGGTCGCGCGGTCCAAGGGCGAGGTCGCCGAAGGCGCCGGGCAGGACGCGGCCGAACCCGAGGGGGTGGACGCATGA
- the nuoH gene encoding NADH-quinone oxidoreductase subunit NuoH encodes MNPVQLAAEDLSLFGKDVWWLVVVKAVFCFAFLMVTVLFSIVWERKVVAWMQLRIGPNRHGPWGMLQSLADGVKLMLKEDVIVKRADKVVYVLAPIIAAIPAFMAIAVIPFGPSGNEVSIFGQRTTMQLTDLPIAMLYVLAVASVGIYGIVLAGWSSGSTYPLLGGLRSCAQMISYEIAMGAAFASVFLYSGSMSTSKIVEAQADRWYIVLLPVSFIIYVITMVGETNRAPFDMPESEGDLVGGFNTEYSSIKFALFMLAEYVNMVTVSAVSVTLFLGGWRAPAPISTYWEGANHGWWPMLWFVIKVQLLLFFFIWLRGTLPRVRYDQLMKLGWKVLIPVSVVWLMLVATVRALRNENYDFQQIVLYVGGAVIAVLLLSFVADLFRHKRDDRAKGAAGAADEPFDPMAGGFPVPPKPGQQPAPVPRRRPRGQRELIVSGGANTDSDREEGGENV; translated from the coding sequence GTGAATCCGGTACAGCTCGCCGCGGAGGACCTGTCCCTCTTCGGCAAGGACGTCTGGTGGCTCGTCGTCGTCAAGGCGGTGTTCTGCTTCGCCTTCCTGATGGTGACCGTGCTCTTCTCCATCGTCTGGGAGCGCAAGGTCGTCGCCTGGATGCAGCTGCGCATCGGCCCCAACCGGCACGGCCCCTGGGGCATGCTCCAGTCGCTCGCCGACGGCGTGAAGCTGATGCTCAAGGAAGACGTCATCGTCAAGCGGGCCGACAAGGTCGTGTACGTCCTGGCCCCCATCATCGCGGCGATCCCGGCGTTCATGGCCATCGCGGTGATCCCCTTCGGGCCCTCCGGCAACGAGGTCTCGATCTTCGGCCAGCGCACCACGATGCAGCTGACGGACCTGCCCATCGCGATGCTGTACGTCCTCGCGGTGGCGTCGGTCGGCATCTACGGCATCGTCCTCGCCGGCTGGTCCTCGGGCTCCACGTACCCGCTGCTCGGGGGCTTGCGCTCCTGCGCGCAGATGATCTCGTACGAGATCGCGATGGGCGCGGCGTTCGCGTCGGTGTTCCTCTACTCCGGGTCGATGTCGACCTCGAAGATCGTGGAGGCGCAGGCGGACCGCTGGTACATCGTCCTGCTGCCGGTCTCCTTCATCATCTACGTCATCACCATGGTCGGGGAGACGAACCGCGCCCCCTTCGACATGCCGGAGTCCGAGGGCGACCTGGTCGGCGGCTTCAACACCGAGTACTCCTCCATCAAGTTCGCACTGTTCATGCTGGCCGAGTACGTCAACATGGTCACCGTCTCGGCGGTCTCGGTCACCCTCTTCCTCGGCGGCTGGCGGGCCCCCGCGCCGATCTCGACGTACTGGGAGGGCGCGAACCACGGCTGGTGGCCGATGCTCTGGTTCGTCATCAAGGTGCAGCTGCTGCTGTTCTTCTTCATCTGGCTGCGCGGCACGCTGCCCCGGGTGCGCTACGACCAGCTGATGAAGCTCGGCTGGAAGGTCCTCATCCCCGTCTCCGTGGTCTGGCTGATGCTGGTGGCGACCGTGCGGGCGCTGCGGAACGAGAACTACGACTTCCAGCAGATCGTGCTGTACGTCGGCGGCGCGGTGATCGCCGTACTGCTCCTGTCCTTCGTCGCCGACCTGTTCCGCCACAAGCGGGACGACCGGGCGAAGGGCGCCGCCGGCGCGGCGGACGAGCCCTTCGACCCGATGGCGGGCGGATTCCCCGTACCCCCCAAGCCCGGTCAGCAGCCGGCGCCCGTGCCGCGCAGGCGGCCTCGCGGGCAGCGGGAGCTGATTGTCAGTGGCGGGGCGAATACTGACAGTGACCGAGAGGAGGGTGGTGAGAATGTCTGA